The nucleotide sequence TTTATTCCCTAACTCCTCCTTTTCTGCCTCTTCCTTTGATGTCTGTAGAAACTCTTCACAGGCTTCCAAACTGTCCTCCCCAAATGTCTGGATCTTCTCCTTCTGGCTTGAGCTCTGGTTCTCTTCACTTGGGCTCTCTACTTCGGGAGTGGTAGGCGTCTCACACTCACCTGGAGAAGGTCCGCACACACCCTCATCAAACCTTTGCAGCGTGTATGTGTACTAGTGCtcaggtgtgcctgtgtttgcgTACCTCTTTCTTGCTGCTCTCTAAGTCGCCGTCTCTCTCTGGGTTGGTCTCTGATAGTTGCTATGGCGTCCAGACAGTCCTGGATCTTCTTCCTTTCCCTTGTCTTCCATAATTCCCTCTCCCTGAGCTCTGCCTTCGGACCTCCTGCTCCCCATGCCTCCGCACATGCCCTTCACATAACACATTGCAGACATACAGCAACCAAAGACCAACCGCACAATCACAGAGCCCACACAATGACAGTCCTATGGCTGACAAGTTGGCAATGACATACAGGTAGGGTGACTGACCTGTCCTTTGGGAACACAGGTCGGTCATCCAAGTATGTGAGCTGTTTCAGACGTATGATCAAAGTCTTCCTGTAGGATGGGATTTTCTTCACAACTTCATTCCCCATCAGGTTCAACACACGCTGAGGACAGGGGAATAACATAtatatgcttgttttttttggggcAATTTTTCTTTAGTCGCCATGTGAAATAAAGACGAGAATATATCTATTAGCATACAATGCTAATAGAGATATCTCTATCAGCAATATATATGAGCCTGTACTGAGCACATCGACTCACCAAATCAGGCATTTTCTCCAGGACAGTCAGGATTTCTGGATCATCCAGCAGGTTGTGGGACATGTCCAGAACACTGATGGAAAAGCATTGACTCAGATGCTCAATGTCTCCCACTGTCTGCAGTTTATTATGGGCTATCTGAAGAGTACCCAGATCAGGCAGGCAGCCTaggaaaaaacacataaatcagaTAGatggagacacacagacacatacacacacccagcaagACCAGATTAGTACAGTTAAGACAGGCTCaccaatgttttcaatggtaCGTATATAGTTGTTGCAGACATTGAGGGTGCAGAGTTTGCTGAGTGGTTCAAGATTCTCCAACTTGTGTATGAGATTCTGATGAAGGAACAGGCAGCGTAGATCTGTTTGGGCCTGTAGGTTCTGGATGCGCTGCAACCCATTGCATTCCAGCCAGAGACACTTCAGCCCTGTGTACTCCTCCAGATTCTCTATGGTAGAGAAGCCTTAAACAGAGAAAACACAAGACACAAAATAATACCATCAGAATACTACAAaaaagtttccaaaaaagttgggacgctgcttaaaatgctaataaaaacagaatgcaataatgtgcaaatcatctaaactttatatttaattgtaatttgcacaacgacaacatatcaaatgttgaaccagagaaatgtgattgtttttggaaaaatatatgctcatttttcatttgttgcctgtaacatgtttcaaataagttaggacaggggcatgttcattacagtgttgcattacctcttcttttaacaacttCTTTTAACTCTGTTccaaaatgtaagcatttcggaacagaaaagaacaatttttgttgttttggaagtgaaatgttatcccattcttgcttgataaaggatttcaactgctcaacagtttggggtctcctttgttgtatttttgatttcataatgcgccaaatgttttcaataggtgacaggtctggactgcaggcaggccagtttagcacccacactcttactacagagccatgctgttataatatgtgcagaatgtggtttggcattgtcttgctgaaataagaaaggccttccctgaaaaagacattgtctggatggcagcatatgttactccaaaacctgtacatattgtacagcattaatggtgctttcacagatgtgcaagtcacccatgccatgtgcactaatgcaatCCCATACCATCATGAATGTTGGCtattgaactgtgcgctgacaacaagccggatggtccctttcctttttagcccagGAGGGCATGGCGTCCATgattagcaatttttttttcacattttgatttgtcacacCACAGTACAGTTTTCCaatttgcctcagtccatctttaatgagcttgggcccagagaatgcggtggtgtttctggatcttttttataTATGCTTTCTTTTtcgcatggtagagttttaactagatgcagcaacaaactgtgttcacaggcaatggttttcataaatgttcctgagcccatgcagtgatttctgctacagaatcgtgtctgtttttaatgcagtgctgcctgagggtcCAAAGTTCCCGGtcatccaatactggttttctGCCTTggcccttgcgtacagagatatCTCCAGATTCgcagaatcttttaatgatattatgtgccgtagataatgagatccccaaacgcTTTGCAATTTAAcactgagaaacgttattctaaaattgttgcactatttgcctgtgcaatatttcacagagtggtgaaaccctccccatctttacttctgaaagactcatcctctctaggATGCTGTtattatacccaatcatgttattgaccttTTGCTAATTagcctaattagttgtgagatgttccaccaggtttttttacacaactttccagtcttttattgcacctgtcacagcttttttcaaacatgttgctggcatcaaattcaaaacaggcatatatttttcaaggaacaataaacattttcactttcaacatttgatatgttatcctTGTAATTtgttctattgaatacagggtttaaatgatttgcacatgtttgcattctctctttgtttcctttttacaaagacagaaaaaaagagtcTGGGTTGTAGAAGAACTGTAACAGCATAGttgtattttacttttatttagaCTACATTTAGATGAACTATGCTTTTAATTATTTCGCTATGCACACATATATCTAACAGTAAATAATACACAACAATTCCACACTTACCTTTGTAGTGCAGATACAGCGTGTCATTCAGTCGAGGTGTCGCATAGAGTTTATTTTGCTTGCAGTGCTCCTTCAGAACTTGTTTTGTCATTCTGAGGAACATAAAAGCATAAGTTAGCAAGTAATTTAGACGTCAGGAAGGCATAGAGATAGCATTCAAGCCCTAGTTTCAATTATGAGATCACCTTGGACCCGAGTCCTTAACTTTCTCTTGTTGTTTGACTTGTATGAGTTTGTCAACTTCAGGCGGCTGGGAATTACGATTCGCCGTGGGGGCATTTTCTGCAGGCAACAGACATGTGAATTGTATGGGCCAGATTTAACATGTTGTTACAAGCTGTATGTTGActataaattaattattttcagttaaCTAACCCCTGGTAGAAGTTGCGGAGATCGCCTCTCCAGTTTGAAATGTCACCCGGTTGGACTCCTTGTTACTCTCATCTTCCACCTTCACCTCAGCGGGATCCAGGGGTTTAGGATCATGCATCGTCGGTAGCTGGATTGGtaattacaatgtgaagtatttgttgattttgtttttgttcatgtagATATTCCGTTGAAATGTGTCAGATTTCCTATCACGTATTCTTCGGAAACGACTTGTGTTTCCATAGTAACGGAGAAACACCAAACCACCGTGACGTTTCACGGTGGCCACGCCCTCTATTGTGCTACTGATGTCCTTTTGTCTTTTAAAATCTGTCATTGGCTCtaattcaaaatcataaaactgATCGTTACCAACCTACTACACACGTCTTACGAAATATGTTTTCGTGTTTAAGGTGTGCTATTTGTACCCTAATTTTCATTAACACAGACTGGCAGAAAGGTACACAGCTATAGCGCATGAAGCATTCACTCTGAGGTTTACATGTGACAACATCAATACGTTataactacactgctcaaaaaaaatgaagggaacacttagaTCACACATCGGGTGTCGGTGAACGAAACATATTAAAGACCAAAATCTTTACTTTACATGTGTGCAATTcgttgaaaacaaagggatgtaacaacagtcaatggaaaccaaaatcaaaaacagattgagggctggattcaaactcacaccgaaaatcaaagtcaACAGCACAGGCtcttccaacttgcgtgaatttcatcacagtaactcataatgtgactcagtagtgtgtatgcaATCCTGAccacatctgggcatgctcttGTTGAGACgtgggatggtgtcctgggggatctcccatacctgaatcagggcatcagtgagctcctagaCAGTCaatggtgctacttggtggcgtcggatgcactgatacataacatcccaggggttctcaattggatttaggtctgtggaacgtgagggccagtcaatggcatcaatgccttcgtcatccaggaactgcctacacactctggccacatgaggccggacattgtcctgcaccaggaggaacccagggtcctcggcaccagcgtaaggtctgacgatgggccTGAGgatacctgtgcaacctgaatgggctgcagttaccgcctcatgctaccagtaaggacactttcaaaatgcaaaactagagaagaaccagtcaggaaggataaggagagagcaattgtctgtggccaccatctgcaaaaccatcagtttttgggggttgtctagCTGTTGACTCTCCAGTGGAGCtgttcactttcatttgcaccaaaacaggtgacattgattcaccaccgtttatgcttcctaactggacagattgatatacctgaagtttaatttactttgtgttatactgtgatgattacgtattcccttaattttttttaagcagCCTATATTATTCACTACATCTGGACGAAaactttactgtgtttaaacttGATATAACGTTTTTGCAAAGCAAACACACAAGCGCACCTTTGTGACAGAATCAACTGGAACGTGTTAATATTTTTAGACAATCGACGTCATAGTGCGAGAGTCCACTTCAAAAGTAAAATGTGTCTAAACGTCTAAAGACAATACAATACGTGTTGTACTTAGTGCCGTGACAtgagtgaaagagaaaggaaaaataCGACCAAATGGCCGCGTCATTTCACTCAGACGGAGCTGGACAGCGTGTCGCGGTCCTCCTATTTCCAGCGCATATTAGTGGAGGTAAATCAAATTATTTCTTATCAAACCTATAGGTATCGCTACCAAACATTAAACATTGAATTATTCATCATACCAGAACCTCTGTGACCCATTAAGCCATGactttctgttcatttctgGAACATGATTTTAAGTATAACTAATTACATTGCCAATGTGGCGTtgcaatataatttaaatggttgtctgtgtgttataAATGCGAACAAGTAATTACATAACACCAGCAAGACATGTAGTTCTAACCTAGGATGTTGTAAATAGGTCTACCAAAAAAGTGGGATTTCCAATCCAAGTTTTTTTAGCCAccacattatgtttttattgtcaaagtatttttttttacacgtCAGGTATAAGGACTGCTTAATCAAAGCAAATGTATCCAggtctaaaaaaatatattataagaCATGTTGATAAATTGTATAAAGACATGTAGGCCGACATTGTTTTGCAAAAGCCCTAATTTTTTGTGCTGTTGGATACAATGGTTCACTTTGCCCCACCATGAGTTAAGTTTCTGGTGTATCGAATATCATTTCAGTGTAAAACTGCATTCCTAAcaatttatttcttattttaattaCTGTAGAAAAGCTATCATGCCACAAGACATTTGTACATCTGTGGCTTGTATCAGTCATTGCATAATGTCATAGATGCCATTAGCTAAAACATTTCTTACATATTAACATTTGTtggaaatatataatataaatatataaaatataagaaatatataatatttcaacatacaaacacattttacttaAAAGATAGGTTACCCTGACTGCTTTTACAATATTTGGATCAAGGGATTATCAATGTTAGCCTTCAGAAAAACATAAGTATATGGGGTATTTGTTAAATTATACTTTTAAAGGAACTATTAGAGCAGTATGGACTAGAAGTCTATTTTGTGTGAGAGTGTAGCTTAGAAATGTTCTGTTGAATATTAAGAACGTTAAACACCTGGAACAGTGCACATTAACTGCTCTGTGTGCTAGTGGGATTTCTGACATGTATCTCTAGTAACTCTCCAACGACAGATCAAAACCTTGTTATTAAGCATTTGCAGGCAAACAACAAAATTCAGTTTGACTCCTATGTGAAGAGTAGCCTAAGAAGAGAGTAAAATATTTCATATTGGCAGCCAGAAAAAAtttattaaacaaatgtgttgatattttgtgttttttttttttataattaggGGTGGGCGGCATCTTAACCTGTTTCCCAATATATTATCCACAAATATAGGATTTCCCACATTTGATGCATGTGCTTTGCAAGGCTAAAGAGTAGGGTGGCAGCACAGAGAAAATCGTTTTAGCTTTCTCTGGGTTTTCTGCCCTGCTCTATCAAAATGTGCTGATTATCTATCTGGGTTATCTATCTTGTCTGTTCAATATCATAATTAGCTGCAAAGTGGGCGATAGGGGCCAgcaatttctttgtttttttattattattttaaatgttgagcACATAAAATCAAGCTCATCAGCTCAAATGGGGAACTAATTTTCAAGGACCTAGCTCCACCTTGTAAGGCAAAATCCACCCAATAGTTGAAAATACTGAACGCATGCCATCATCTTTTCTGGTTCATCCTTCATTTTATAGGTGTTATGTTCTGATAAGAACCTAGAAGAACTTCGCAATAAGCTCTTCCCGACATCACACCAAGGTCTCACTCACCTGGTGTTTATTCATACTATTACATAAATAAGAGGCAGTTCTGTATTGTGAGTCGTTATGTTTTCCACTGCTCAGCTGGTGGGGTCTATTTCAAAGAGCTCTTCTCTCAACATATCCGTCATTATGAATAACATACACGCACAGCCTAAATAATTGCACAACTTTGTAATATTCTCATATGAGAAGCAGACGAAAACAAGGGAAACTGTCTTCATGTCTGCTTCTCAGCCAAAAGGTGGTCGACAGCGTGAAATACAAAAGACTGTGAAAGGGGAAGATTTTTATTTCAGGCCTGAGAGGGATGAACAACTCACAGCTGCCCTACCGTGTGAGGGGGTACATCTGTTGCTGGGCTTGCCTTTAATCACTGACTGTCTGGTTAGGTTATAAGATTCTACTTCCTGTCGCATACAGGTCCCGACAGTATAGGAATGCTGCCTCCAATGATGCCATCAGACTACAACCCACAGtacagttttgttttcacagcaTGAAGATAAAGGAAGGGTTTACGATGAAGTGTTCCACCAGAGGGAAGGATATGAGCCCAAAGTGTCACGCGATGACAAGGCTGTGAACCTTACACTGAATACCAGTAAGGAGGTACGTTTTTACAAAGCTTCTTAGGTCCAAAATCTTTCCGATGAAGATGTCTCCATTTTTGCCAGTCCACAGAAATCTCACTGCCATGGTCACAGTTTGGGAACCCCTATACAGTATGTAGTATATACACTAACCAGCTGACATTGTATCAGCTCATTATTAAGTTAAGCTTTTCTTGTGCTTTACCAGGAACGGTGTAGACAGGTGCCTGTCCTCTCATCATCTATGTATGGCTGGCGTGTGGACAAGCCCCTTGAAGCTCCCTACAAGAAGAATGTACGTATGCAGATGATTAACAAGGGCTTCTTCCGGTCCCATGGGACCTGTATCCCTCTGGAGACTGAAATGGGAGAGTTGAATGAAAAATGCAAACCTGAATAATAGATGAGTGAAACCTTATACACTGTTTGAACCTAATTTCTATTGTAAGCATGTAGGGAATAAGCTGTAAATATAGACTTAGGAATTGTAATATCACAATAGACATTCAACTTCTTATAATATTCTTGGTCATACATGATTCGAGTTGGTCATACATGATTCGAGGAATTATTCCATATTGGTTTTCAatttttatgaaaaatatataccaaCTTTCTATATTATGCAGTCAATCTACAGCTGTACACTAGCCGAAAGCATTTGATTATCCACTCTATAGGCAAACTATTCCTGCATTCTTTGATCAAATGAGGGTAGACCTTACTAGAAATTACTTCTTCAGATATTTGCAGATAAAAGATGACCACGTTGACCTATGTTGGACAGGTCCTTCAAAATATGCCCAACGTCAAGCAAACTTATACCCctaaatgacacattttaatcaGTTAACCAGCCCTCCACAATATGTTTCAAAGCTGAAAGGAAGGAGGCACTGCTATTCTACTGAATGTAAGTATTAAcgtttattaaaacatttttgcttcCGCATTGGCACGAAAACTTGATACAGTTCCAgcacaattgtcttcacacaAGCAAAACTCTGGAGTGGGGTTCTACTTTGGAAGTTAGCGCTTGGAGCTATCGATGTCTGCAAGTTTACAAAACTAAATAATCTAGAACTTGAGTCTTCTTCAAtatgtctcagaaaatgttgtgtaatgtaaacaagccctcaATGGTAAGTCGCTGGGAATGTGTTTGTGAGTACCAACTCCAGTTCCTGTTCCGCCTCCACTCGGAGCCTTGAACCATTGTTATTTGCtaaaattaaaatgacaaaaactttattttgtaAAGTCCCATCCACAATGCCAACTTTGAATTGAAGGTAATCATAGCTCATATATGCTGTGCACAACAACCTGGGTGAAGAGATCACATGCCAAATTGCAAATGTTAATGCTCCCGGGATCCAAAAATACTTGTGTGAATAAGCGCCGATGCTGTAGGGTGcgtataaaaaatatgttttcgcTGCAGCTGTATGACATGCCACCAGTGGTAGATAATGTGGCCAACTTTTTCTAATGTAATACTTTAAGTGGGATAGCATCCTACCAAACAAATTACACAACTGGATGTCAGTGAAATCTATTTTTGATTGAAATGCCTTTCCTCAGGCTAGCTGGAGTAATGCAGCTGTCCGCCGAATGTGAGGGAAGCTACAAACGTTAGTGCAGCCAATATCAGGGTGACTGTTAACCAACCAGCCAGGAAATAGACCTTAGAAAACCTCTCTACATGTGTTCCTGCCACCTGGGACCCTTAAATCCCAGTGCTGCTATTGTTCAGCGTCCCATTGTGACACAGCTAAACAGCAGCGGAGAGGCCATCTTCCTTGGTGACACACAGCCCAGATGCACTCCTCCTTCCATTTCCCAACCAATGCAGCACTGATATGCATCCTCTGCCTATTTGAATGTGTTGAGTTTGAGATAGTTTGAGACAATTCAgaaaagtaggaaaaccaacGATATTCTAAAAACAATGCTGCACATCCACGGGCATGTTTTGGACTATAACAGATGTTTAATAAGACTCACTTCATTTGGATATAATGATGGAGCTAGTAAATGGATCCAGATGTTAGAAAGGTAAAAAAAAGAGGCACCAGATTGCATTGGGGTTGGAGTGTTGGGCTAGTTACCAAAAGGTAAAAGCTATTGTTGTGCCCCTGAACAGGTCACATATGAAAATTcttattgcttgtgtaaagtgCTCTGGATGAGACATAAGCTATTATTTACTATAACAGCTTATGTCATGTATACCAATATTGTTCATTCATAGTGTGAATAGAAAGAAAACATAGGATGTTGTGGGCCCTCTGGAAAGTCCTAAAATATGCCCATGACTGCAGTGATGAAAGGGGACAAAGTATGTATGAGAAAGTTGCTCATAGTTGAAGTCACCTGTAACCTGTAGGCTAACTTCGAAACACtcagttatttttttccaggATTCATTTAAAAACTTACATTGATCAAATTGAAATGGGC is from Esox lucius isolate fEsoLuc1 chromosome 2, fEsoLuc1.pri, whole genome shotgun sequence and encodes:
- the dnaaf1 gene encoding dynein assembly factor 1, axonemal, with product MHDPKPLDPAEVKVEDESNKESNRVTFQTGEAISATSTRENAPTANRNSQPPEVDKLIQVKQQEKVKDSGPRMTKQVLKEHCKQNKLYATPRLNDTLYLHYKGFSTIENLEEYTGLKCLWLECNGLQRIQNLQAQTDLRCLFLHQNLIHKLENLEPLSKLCTLNVCNNYIRTIENIGCLPDLGTLQIAHNKLQTVGDIEHLSQCFSISVLDMSHNLLDDPEILTVLEKMPDLRVLNLMGNEVVKKIPSYRKTLIIRLKQLTYLDDRPVFPKDRACAEAWGAGGPKAELRERELWKTRERKKIQDCLDAIATIRDQPRERRRLREQQERGECETPTTPEVESPSEENQSSSQKEKIQTFGEDKISQSEGNNKEISQSEGNNKEISQSEGNNKEISQSEGNNKEISQSEGNNKEISQSKGNNKEISQSEGKNKEISQSEGNIREITRIESNYREISWIESNYREISWIESNYREISWIESNYREISWIDNNYREISQLENNYREISQLENNYREISQLENNYSKISQLENNYREISQLENNYREISQLENNYREISQSQGQKAEAIMEHGPGPLVTELEEKEEIDTIHLGSHPQLYIDDLPDLEDIDLEDPERICLFSSERVLRPKIEVISGDDNNEELISHQNGIVLASETMHTSNQCSDSLFSVYNTISNKLPTYAPELISISQEQPRHRQSPEAIKPHGLIEELD